One window from the genome of Bacillus tianshenii encodes:
- the ftsL gene encoding cell division protein FtsL: MSQVARHIHKRQQEQQQTQTKQVRQTKLKHRVTPGEKIIYLLFSTVFAVMCIIVVSNHASIYQIQSEMQQIESDIDNQKQVNHNLEEKVSELSKPERILRKASENGLKIQKNNVQMIP; the protein is encoded by the coding sequence ATGAGTCAAGTTGCAAGACATATACATAAGCGTCAGCAAGAGCAACAACAAACACAAACGAAGCAAGTGCGTCAGACCAAACTGAAGCATCGTGTTACACCAGGAGAAAAAATTATCTATCTACTATTTTCAACTGTCTTTGCGGTAATGTGTATCATTGTTGTCTCAAACCATGCGTCAATCTACCAAATTCAATCTGAAATGCAGCAGATCGAAAGTGATATTGATAATCAAAAACAAGTGAATCATAACTTAGAAGAAAAGGTGAGCGAACTAAGCAAGCCGGAGCGTATCTTGCGCAAAGCTTCTGAGAACGGTTTAAAGATTCAGAAAAACAACGTCCAAATGATTCCTTAA
- a CDS encoding DUF3397 domain-containing protein, which produces MVSLFSNVIALFITVPLLSLIVIFWVSAKVTRNKKRSFHFMIDVGTIIFILAVHYLVLVIWEISILWMIAIFILLLTIFIMFIHYKKRGDIEFKRVRKVVLRLNFLLFSFTYVILLVYGLVMRIVA; this is translated from the coding sequence GTGGTTAGTTTGTTCTCAAACGTTATTGCACTATTTATAACCGTGCCGCTTCTGTCGTTAATCGTGATTTTTTGGGTTAGTGCAAAGGTAACTCGTAATAAAAAGCGTTCCTTTCACTTTATGATCGATGTAGGCACAATTATTTTCATTTTAGCTGTTCACTATCTAGTTCTCGTCATCTGGGAGATTTCAATTCTATGGATGATTGCAATTTTCATTCTTCTTCTCACGATATTTATTATGTTCATCCATTATAAAAAACGAGGAGACATAGAGTTTAAAAGAGTGCGCAAAGTCGTTCTCCGCTTGAACTTTCTCTTATTTTCGTTTACATATGTAATTTTGCTTGTATATGGATTGGTTATGCGGATTGTGGCTTAG
- the mraZ gene encoding division/cell wall cluster transcriptional repressor MraZ, translating to MFIGEFHHNIDQKGRLTIPVKFREQLDGPFIVTRGLDQCLFGYPMDEWKELELKLKSLPMTKKDARMFTRFFFSGAAEVEIDKQGRINIPAPLRDYAGLEKEFMLIGVSGRFEIWSGERWNAYMEESEDSFADIAENLIDFDI from the coding sequence ATGTTTATAGGGGAGTTCCATCACAACATTGACCAAAAAGGACGGCTAACGATTCCGGTAAAGTTTCGTGAACAACTTGATGGCCCGTTTATCGTCACACGTGGATTGGATCAATGCTTGTTTGGGTACCCTATGGATGAGTGGAAAGAGCTTGAACTAAAGCTCAAAAGTCTGCCAATGACGAAAAAGGATGCCCGGATGTTTACAAGGTTCTTCTTTTCAGGAGCAGCTGAAGTGGAGATTGATAAGCAGGGAAGAATTAATATTCCTGCACCACTGCGTGATTATGCTGGCCTGGAGAAAGAATTTATGCTAATCGGTGTTTCCGGTCGGTTTGAAATTTGGAGCGGGGAACGCTGGAATGCATATATGGAGGAATCGGAAGACTCATTTGCGGACATCGCTGAAAATTTAATTGACTTTGATATTTAA
- a CDS encoding N-acetyltransferase: MDLLAVEKLSLNFKTLEEFKRFKKYGLQELSMIEDLQADIVENKSDSPFYGIYYGDTLIARMCLDNVQAKYDSVFNSPQDGLEICKLEVLKDYQGLGYGRMLVEFAKSFQMPIRTIPRVNSTDFWNKMGFEYVSHNGINYFVWEPQHVQPSSITVQ, encoded by the coding sequence ATGGACTTATTAGCCGTTGAAAAATTATCACTTAACTTTAAAACACTTGAGGAGTTTAAGCGCTTTAAAAAATATGGTCTGCAAGAGTTATCAATGATTGAGGACTTACAAGCTGACATTGTTGAAAACAAAAGTGATTCCCCGTTCTATGGTATCTATTATGGTGACACACTCATTGCAAGAATGTGCCTAGACAACGTTCAAGCAAAATATGATTCAGTCTTTAACTCACCACAAGATGGGCTTGAAATCTGTAAGCTTGAAGTGTTGAAAGATTACCAAGGTCTAGGTTATGGAAGAATGCTTGTTGAATTTGCAAAGAGCTTCCAAATGCCAATTCGTACAATTCCACGTGTTAATTCCACAGATTTTTGGAACAAGATGGGCTTTGAATATGTAAGCCATAACGGAATTAACTATTTCGTATGGGAACCACAACATGTTCAACCTAGTTCAATTACTGTTCAGTAA
- the rsmH gene encoding 16S rRNA (cytosine(1402)-N(4))-methyltransferase RsmH has translation MFEHETVLREEAVDGLNVKPEGIYVDCTLGGAGHSELILSKLAEGGHLYAFDQDIKALTHAEEKLAPYKGKVTFIQSNFRYLKEELQARGVTKVDGVLFDLGVSSPQLDEAERGFSYHKDAPLDMRMNQQAQLSAKEVVNEWEFNDLVRIFFKYGEEKFSKQIARKIESHREEKPIETTAELVEIIKEAIPAPARRKGGHPAKRVFQAIRIAVNDELKVFEEAIEQAIDLVSVGGRVSVITFHSLEDRICKQVFKEKSKMPDLPPGLPIIPKEFEPILKLVSRKPILPSEDEMAQNNRARSAKLRVAEKQREENE, from the coding sequence ATGTTTGAACATGAAACAGTATTAAGAGAAGAAGCAGTAGATGGTTTAAATGTGAAACCAGAGGGTATTTATGTGGATTGTACGCTAGGTGGTGCCGGGCATAGTGAATTAATCCTCTCAAAGCTGGCTGAGGGTGGTCATTTGTACGCATTTGACCAAGATATTAAAGCCCTTACACACGCTGAGGAAAAGCTTGCACCATACAAAGGAAAAGTAACGTTTATTCAAAGTAACTTTCGCTATTTGAAAGAAGAGCTGCAAGCACGCGGTGTAACAAAAGTCGATGGCGTACTATTCGACTTAGGCGTTTCTTCACCACAGCTAGATGAGGCAGAGCGTGGGTTCAGCTATCATAAGGACGCGCCTCTTGATATGCGGATGAATCAGCAGGCACAGTTGTCTGCAAAGGAAGTCGTCAACGAATGGGAATTTAATGATTTAGTCCGTATCTTCTTTAAATACGGTGAAGAAAAGTTTTCAAAGCAAATTGCACGAAAAATTGAAAGCCATCGTGAGGAAAAACCGATTGAAACGACCGCTGAGCTTGTAGAAATCATTAAGGAGGCCATTCCAGCACCTGCTAGAAGAAAAGGTGGTCATCCTGCAAAGCGGGTTTTCCAAGCAATTCGAATTGCTGTAAACGATGAGCTGAAAGTGTTTGAAGAAGCGATTGAGCAAGCAATCGATTTGGTTTCTGTCGGTGGAAGAGTGAGTGTCATAACATTCCACTCTTTAGAAGACAGAATTTGCAAACAAGTATTTAAAGAAAAAAGCAAAATGCCAGATTTACCGCCAGGGCTGCCGATTATACCGAAAGAGTTTGAGCCTATCTTAAAATTAGTATCACGAAAACCAATTCTTCCATCAGAGGATGAAATGGCTCAAAATAATCGTGCTCGTTCGGCGAAATTGCGAGTTGCTGAAAAACAGCGTGAAGAAAACGAATAA
- a CDS encoding 2-dehydropantoate 2-reductase: protein MGKAVIGGGAVGLLLTAYYTLMGEKVVLYTRRTEQADLLNEKGLMLICDGEQQVVPIKAAPLHKGVSEPFVILAVKQYQLEAALQELQLTTIHNLLFLQNGMGHLPFVENLSDKVDVLLGVVEHGALKHSDHCVEHTGKGQLRISPYQSEASVSEVFSHTPHPYFPIVVEDNWYDMLANKLAANVVINSLTSLYGVKNGELLKRSEFHRNMRMVFEEATNVLHLKNKERTWEQIETICLNTAENTSSMLKDLLEGRRTEIDAILGWLVRQAEDKKIKTPLLSFLNDSIKGMEQRGGQ, encoded by the coding sequence TTGGGAAAAGCGGTTATTGGCGGAGGAGCTGTCGGTTTGCTGCTGACAGCCTATTACACACTTATGGGAGAAAAGGTTGTACTGTATACGAGGCGAACTGAGCAAGCAGACCTTCTTAATGAAAAAGGGCTAATGCTCATTTGTGATGGCGAACAACAAGTTGTCCCGATTAAAGCAGCACCTCTTCACAAGGGCGTTTCTGAACCCTTCGTTATTCTCGCTGTCAAGCAGTATCAGCTTGAAGCTGCCCTGCAAGAACTACAGCTGACGACCATACATAATCTATTATTTTTGCAAAATGGGATGGGGCATTTGCCGTTTGTTGAAAATCTCTCTGATAAAGTGGATGTACTGCTTGGTGTAGTTGAGCATGGTGCGCTAAAGCATAGTGATCATTGTGTCGAACATACAGGTAAGGGGCAATTACGAATCAGCCCGTATCAAAGTGAGGCATCGGTTTCTGAGGTATTTTCTCATACTCCTCATCCTTACTTTCCGATTGTTGTGGAGGACAATTGGTATGACATGCTTGCGAACAAGCTTGCGGCCAATGTAGTAATTAATTCTCTTACTTCATTATATGGCGTGAAAAATGGAGAGCTCTTGAAAAGGTCTGAGTTTCATCGGAATATGCGAATGGTATTTGAGGAGGCAACAAACGTTCTTCATTTGAAAAACAAAGAAAGAACGTGGGAGCAAATTGAAACCATTTGCCTCAATACAGCAGAAAACACGTCGTCGATGCTTAAAGATTTACTTGAAGGACGCAGAACAGAAATCGACGCCATTTTAGGCTGGCTCGTTCGGCAGGCTGAAGATAAAAAGATAAAAACCCCATTATTATCATTTTTGAATGACAGTATAAAAGGGATGGAGCAGAGAGGGGGTCAATAA
- the bshC gene encoding bacillithiol biosynthesis cysteine-adding enzyme BshC, whose product MEIRECSLPSTNPFVADYLNRADKALKYFDYHPGDEEAVARRAEELRSRTFKRSELASYLHEHHQQFDCSEKTFENIRKFDDERAVAVVAGQQAGVLTGPLYTIHKAVSVIQFAKEQEEKLGIPVVPVFWSAGEDHDFAEINHVYAPVDKRRVRKFTVEEDDGIKLPVSERKLNRKQTIQWVKEVLAHFPETIHTRELLQKLESLIEVSKTYTDFFNRFLLTLFAQQGLVVMDSNDPKLRQLEADFFMQLITENRPMQRNLLQKQLMLAEDNYGEPIAINEHNANLFYHNDQGERILLERLESGEFVGKNRTLRFTEDELLDVAKETPEKLSNNVVTRPLMQDYVLPVLAFFGGPGEISYWAVLKDVFAQFDFKMPPVLPRLNITLVERRIETWLEELELSFDNVLQNGTNAYKEQRLANYERKEIDEKMKEAAKEIDDIHQRLRMLASEVDGNLTHLAYQNGGRIQMELQYLHKQIDRSLRVKEGPMLVRYDAIDCALSPSGSPQERVWNILYFLNQYGLDFVNQLSEIPYSFNNRHKVILI is encoded by the coding sequence ATGGAAATTAGGGAATGTTCTCTGCCTTCAACGAATCCGTTTGTTGCAGATTATTTGAACAGGGCGGATAAAGCGTTGAAATATTTTGATTATCATCCAGGGGATGAAGAGGCTGTTGCACGTCGTGCGGAGGAGCTTCGTTCGAGGACGTTTAAGCGAAGTGAGCTTGCTTCGTATCTTCATGAGCACCATCAACAGTTTGATTGTTCAGAAAAAACGTTTGAAAATATTCGAAAGTTTGATGATGAGAGAGCGGTAGCTGTTGTTGCGGGTCAGCAAGCGGGTGTGCTGACTGGGCCGCTTTATACGATACATAAAGCCGTATCGGTCATCCAGTTTGCGAAAGAACAGGAGGAAAAGCTCGGTATTCCGGTTGTTCCTGTATTTTGGAGTGCTGGGGAGGATCATGACTTTGCGGAGATTAATCACGTCTATGCACCAGTTGATAAGCGCCGAGTACGAAAATTCACGGTGGAAGAAGATGACGGGATAAAGCTGCCGGTTTCAGAGCGGAAGCTAAATCGCAAGCAAACGATTCAGTGGGTGAAGGAAGTGCTTGCTCACTTTCCTGAAACCATTCACACACGCGAATTGTTACAGAAGCTAGAAAGTCTCATTGAAGTGTCGAAGACGTATACAGACTTTTTCAACCGTTTCTTGTTAACACTTTTTGCACAGCAGGGCTTAGTCGTAATGGATTCAAATGACCCGAAGCTTCGGCAATTAGAAGCTGATTTTTTTATGCAGCTGATTACAGAAAATCGGCCTATGCAGCGAAACCTACTTCAGAAGCAACTTATGCTTGCTGAAGATAATTATGGTGAGCCGATTGCTATTAATGAGCACAATGCAAATTTGTTTTATCACAACGACCAGGGTGAGCGTATTTTACTAGAGCGGCTTGAATCAGGTGAGTTTGTTGGCAAAAATCGCACACTGCGCTTTACAGAGGATGAATTGTTGGATGTGGCGAAAGAAACACCGGAAAAACTAAGCAACAACGTTGTCACACGCCCGCTTATGCAAGATTACGTGCTGCCTGTGCTTGCATTTTTCGGCGGACCCGGTGAAATCAGCTATTGGGCTGTGTTAAAAGATGTCTTTGCGCAATTTGATTTTAAAATGCCTCCCGTTCTGCCGCGTCTTAACATAACGCTGGTCGAACGCCGGATTGAAACATGGCTGGAAGAGCTAGAGCTTTCGTTTGATAATGTGCTTCAAAATGGAACGAATGCATATAAGGAACAGCGTTTAGCGAATTATGAACGAAAAGAGATTGATGAGAAAATGAAGGAAGCGGCCAAGGAAATTGATGACATTCACCAAAGACTGCGTATGTTAGCGTCAGAGGTAGATGGGAACTTAACCCACCTTGCCTACCAAAATGGCGGCCGTATTCAAATGGAGCTTCAATACTTACATAAGCAAATTGACCGTTCGCTGCGTGTGAAGGAAGGGCCAATGCTTGTGAGGTATGATGCGATTGATTGTGCGCTTTCTCCGAGCGGCAGTCCGCAAGAACGAGTGTGGAATATCCTTTATTTCTTGAATCAATATGGCTTGGATTTTGTCAATCAGTTAAGTGAGATTCCATATTCATTTAATAATCGACACAAAGTTATTCTTATTTAG